Proteins encoded within one genomic window of Triticum aestivum cultivar Chinese Spring chromosome 2D, IWGSC CS RefSeq v2.1, whole genome shotgun sequence:
- the LOC123054920 gene encoding 4-hydroxy-tetrahydrodipicolinate synthase 1, chloroplastic-like isoform X1, producing the protein MPHLQPPRPHPHPTSRLSRASPPSPFPFFPAGTSRSGRLHPVPASGHSVSRVSKGKFAVAAVTLDDYLPMRSTEVKNRTSTDGIKSLRLITAVKTPYLPDGRFDLEAYDSLINTQINGGAEGVIVGGTTGEGHLMSWDEHIMLIGHTVNCFGANIKVIGNTGSNSTREAVHATEQGFAVGMHAALHVNPYYGKTSTEGLISHFKEVLPMGPTIIYNVPSRTSQDIPPPVIEALSCYSNMAGVKECVGHERVKCYTGKGITIWSGNDDECHDSRWKYGATGVISVASNLVPGLMHSLMFEGENEALNEKLLPLMKWLFCEPNPIGLNTALAQLGVVRPVFRLPYTPLPLEKRVEFVRIVEAIGRENFVGQKEAQVLDDDDFVLISRY; encoded by the exons ATGCCGCAcctccagcccccgcgcccccacccccaccccacctccCGCCTCTCGCGCGCGTCGCCTCCGTCGCCGTTCCCGTTCTTCCCCGCCGGGACATCGCGCTCCGGCCGTCTCCACCCCGTCCCAGCCTCCGGCCACTCGGTCTCGAG GGTTAGTAAAGGAAAGTTTGCAGTTGCAGCCGTCACTCTAGATGATTATCTTCCGATGCGAAGTACTGAAGTGAAAAATCG GACATCAACAGATGGAATCAAAAGCCTCAGACTAATCACAGCGGTCAAAACCCCCTATTTGCCAGATGGAAGATTTGATCTTGAAGCATACGATTCTCTGATAAACACGCAAATAAATGGCGGTGCAGAAGGTGTAATAGTGGGAGGAACAACAGGAGAAGGTCACCTTATGAGCTGGGATGAGCACATCATGCTCATCGGGCATACTGTTAACTGCTTTGGAGCCAACATTAAAGTGATAGGCAACACGGGAAGTAACTCAACCAGAGAAGCTGTTCACGCGACAGAGCAGGGATTTGCTGTTGGCATGCATGCAGCTCTCCATGTCAATCCTTACTACGGGAAGACCTCAACTGAAGGCTTGATCTCTCATTTCAAGGAAGTCCTCCCGATGGGCCCAACAATCATTTACAATGTGCCATCCAGGACCAGTCAAGACATACCTCCTCCAGTCATTGAGGCGCTTTCATGTTACTCAAACATGGCAGGAGTGAAAGAATGCGTTGGGCATGAGCGGGTTAAGTGCTACACTGGTAAAGGCATAACAATATGGAGCGGTAACGATGACGAATGCCACGACTCAAGGTGGAAGTACGGCGCTACTGGAGTCATTTCTGTGGCGAGCAATCTTGTTCCCGGTCTCATGCACAGCCTCATGTTTGAAGGGGAGAATGAGGCGCTAAATGAGAAGCTGCTGCCTCTGATGAAATGGCTGTTCTGCGAGCCTAACCCGATCGGTCTCAACACCGCCCTGGCTCAGCTCGGTGTAGTGAGGCCTGTTTTCAGGTTGCCATACACTCCCCTCCCTCTTGAGAAGAGGGTTGAGTTTGTCCGGATTGTCGAAGCCATTGGACGGGAGAACTTTGTGGGACAGAAGGAGGCCCAGGTTCTGGATGACGATGATTTCGTGTTGATCAGCAGGTATTga
- the LOC123054920 gene encoding 4-hydroxy-tetrahydrodipicolinate synthase 1, chloroplastic-like isoform X2 → MPHLQPPRPHPHPTSRLSRASPPSPFPFFPAGTSRSGRLHPVPASGHSVSRTSTDGIKSLRLITAVKTPYLPDGRFDLEAYDSLINTQINGGAEGVIVGGTTGEGHLMSWDEHIMLIGHTVNCFGANIKVIGNTGSNSTREAVHATEQGFAVGMHAALHVNPYYGKTSTEGLISHFKEVLPMGPTIIYNVPSRTSQDIPPPVIEALSCYSNMAGVKECVGHERVKCYTGKGITIWSGNDDECHDSRWKYGATGVISVASNLVPGLMHSLMFEGENEALNEKLLPLMKWLFCEPNPIGLNTALAQLGVVRPVFRLPYTPLPLEKRVEFVRIVEAIGRENFVGQKEAQVLDDDDFVLISRY, encoded by the exons ATGCCGCAcctccagcccccgcgcccccacccccaccccacctccCGCCTCTCGCGCGCGTCGCCTCCGTCGCCGTTCCCGTTCTTCCCCGCCGGGACATCGCGCTCCGGCCGTCTCCACCCCGTCCCAGCCTCCGGCCACTCGGTCTCGAG GACATCAACAGATGGAATCAAAAGCCTCAGACTAATCACAGCGGTCAAAACCCCCTATTTGCCAGATGGAAGATTTGATCTTGAAGCATACGATTCTCTGATAAACACGCAAATAAATGGCGGTGCAGAAGGTGTAATAGTGGGAGGAACAACAGGAGAAGGTCACCTTATGAGCTGGGATGAGCACATCATGCTCATCGGGCATACTGTTAACTGCTTTGGAGCCAACATTAAAGTGATAGGCAACACGGGAAGTAACTCAACCAGAGAAGCTGTTCACGCGACAGAGCAGGGATTTGCTGTTGGCATGCATGCAGCTCTCCATGTCAATCCTTACTACGGGAAGACCTCAACTGAAGGCTTGATCTCTCATTTCAAGGAAGTCCTCCCGATGGGCCCAACAATCATTTACAATGTGCCATCCAGGACCAGTCAAGACATACCTCCTCCAGTCATTGAGGCGCTTTCATGTTACTCAAACATGGCAGGAGTGAAAGAATGCGTTGGGCATGAGCGGGTTAAGTGCTACACTGGTAAAGGCATAACAATATGGAGCGGTAACGATGACGAATGCCACGACTCAAGGTGGAAGTACGGCGCTACTGGAGTCATTTCTGTGGCGAGCAATCTTGTTCCCGGTCTCATGCACAGCCTCATGTTTGAAGGGGAGAATGAGGCGCTAAATGAGAAGCTGCTGCCTCTGATGAAATGGCTGTTCTGCGAGCCTAACCCGATCGGTCTCAACACCGCCCTGGCTCAGCTCGGTGTAGTGAGGCCTGTTTTCAGGTTGCCATACACTCCCCTCCCTCTTGAGAAGAGGGTTGAGTTTGTCCGGATTGTCGAAGCCATTGGACGGGAGAACTTTGTGGGACAGAAGGAGGCCCAGGTTCTGGATGACGATGATTTCGTGTTGATCAGCAGGTATTga